A single Pseudomonas brassicacearum DNA region contains:
- a CDS encoding DUF2059 domain-containing protein codes for MRRLLFSLLMFCVLPAWADSYDQLYKVAGWPQQRAHFSDALSAAQQRYQSSLPPAVFQALVNNSNQRFAPQAMDQRAEAQMRSNLQDPSPALSFFQSPLGRKVVAAELLATRRDQLAKNAKGLPKMPASDNRLLIIGHLAQALPAREAGAEVSLAIAGVAADSLSSMIPGLLGAGQAQGMLNGQRQRLMEQIGADLNNTLLYVYRDLTDTELEEFATFAESTEGQAYYQAALAAIRAGLAVGQNLGQ; via the coding sequence ATGCGCCGTTTGCTTTTCTCACTGTTGATGTTCTGTGTTTTGCCCGCCTGGGCAGACAGCTACGACCAGTTGTACAAGGTCGCCGGCTGGCCGCAACAGCGGGCGCATTTCAGTGACGCCTTGAGCGCTGCCCAGCAGCGCTATCAGAGCAGCCTGCCGCCGGCGGTGTTCCAGGCCCTGGTGAACAACAGCAATCAACGTTTTGCCCCCCAGGCCATGGACCAGCGGGCCGAGGCGCAAATGCGCAGCAATCTTCAAGACCCGAGCCCGGCCCTGAGCTTTTTCCAATCGCCCCTGGGCCGCAAGGTCGTGGCGGCCGAGTTGCTGGCGACCCGGCGCGATCAATTGGCGAAAAACGCCAAGGGCCTGCCGAAGATGCCCGCCAGCGACAACCGCCTGTTGATCATCGGCCACCTGGCCCAGGCCCTGCCCGCCCGCGAGGCCGGCGCCGAAGTCAGCCTGGCGATCGCCGGCGTGGCGGCCGACAGCCTGAGTTCGATGATCCCGGGGCTCCTGGGGGCCGGCCAGGCCCAAGGCATGCTCAATGGCCAGCGCCAACGGTTGATGGAACAGATCGGCGCGGACCTGAACAACACGCTGCTATACGTCTACCGTGACCTGACGGATACCGAACTGGAAGAGTTCGCCACCTTCGCCGAATCGACCGAGGGCCAGGCTTATTATCAAGCGGCCTTGGCGGCGATTCGGGCGGGATTGGCGGTGGGGCAGAATCTCGGGCAGTAG
- a CDS encoding alpha/beta hydrolase, giving the protein MPATFDPDLLRASLQPLAQWQALSEQAQAYQRFYGLDFPQRVVRKGLGRFEVGGYELVSQVWWPEKAVATLFVFHGYYDHMGLYRHLIEWALEQKFAVIACDLPGHGLSSGERASIEDFAEYQATLQGLLAEAGTLGLPQPWHLCGQSTGGAIVVDHVLNQGAQSPAQGQVILLSPLVRPRAWGWSRLSYYLLKPFVSGIARRFSENSTDPQFLPFLQADPLQPLRLPTAWVGALGQWIKRIEAAPSSPRQPLIVQGQADMTVDWVHNLQVLRSKFDRPQVLMLPEGRHHLANEALAMRQEMFGFLSKRMSRVRR; this is encoded by the coding sequence ATGCCTGCCACTTTCGACCCCGATCTCCTGCGTGCCAGCCTGCAACCGCTGGCCCAGTGGCAAGCCCTGTCCGAGCAAGCCCAGGCCTACCAGCGGTTCTATGGGCTGGACTTTCCCCAGCGCGTCGTGCGCAAGGGGTTGGGGCGCTTCGAAGTGGGCGGGTATGAGTTGGTCAGCCAGGTCTGGTGGCCGGAAAAAGCCGTGGCGACCTTGTTTGTGTTCCACGGTTACTACGATCACATGGGGCTGTATCGCCACTTGATCGAGTGGGCCCTGGAGCAGAAATTCGCGGTGATCGCCTGCGACCTGCCGGGACACGGCCTGTCCAGCGGCGAACGCGCCAGCATCGAGGATTTTGCCGAGTACCAGGCCACGTTGCAGGGGCTGTTGGCCGAGGCCGGGACGCTGGGCCTGCCGCAGCCCTGGCATCTATGCGGGCAAAGCACCGGCGGGGCCATTGTCGTCGATCACGTGCTCAATCAGGGCGCGCAGAGCCCGGCCCAGGGCCAGGTCATCCTGCTATCGCCCCTGGTGCGGCCGCGGGCCTGGGGGTGGTCGCGCCTGAGTTATTACCTGCTCAAGCCCTTCGTGAGCGGTATCGCCCGGCGTTTCAGCGAGAACTCCACCGACCCGCAGTTCCTGCCCTTCCTGCAAGCCGACCCATTGCAACCTCTGCGCCTGCCCACCGCCTGGGTGGGCGCGTTGGGGCAATGGATCAAACGTATCGAAGCCGCCCCGAGCAGCCCGCGCCAGCCCTTGATCGTGCAGGGGCAGGCGGACATGACGGTGGATTGGGTGCATAACCTGCAAGTGCTGCGCAGCAAGTTCGATCGGCCGCAGGTGTTGATGTTGCCCGAGGGGCGCCATCATTTGGCGAATGAGGCACTGGCGATGCGGCAGGAGATGTTTGGGTTCTTGAGCAAGCGGATGAGCCGGGTTCGGCGGTGA
- a CDS encoding DUF6436 domain-containing protein → MRPSHRTTLLASLLALGCAVVLWMAYDWFQGRFLRAFSQHTAVFSGDPLRLPADLAGPGAIRLVHFWDPACPCNVGNQQHLSELIDKYVPQGVEFYAVQKAGSQGQLPATLSHLKTLPALPGSSQIPASPAVAIWDRSGKLAYFGPYSEGLTCNSSNSFIEPILEALSINRQVNATHTLAVGCYCAWSTSN, encoded by the coding sequence ATGCGCCCGTCCCACCGCACGACCTTGCTCGCCAGCCTGCTCGCCCTCGGATGCGCCGTCGTCTTGTGGATGGCCTACGACTGGTTCCAAGGCCGTTTCCTGCGGGCCTTCAGCCAACACACAGCGGTGTTTTCCGGCGATCCTTTGCGCCTGCCTGCCGATCTGGCCGGCCCCGGCGCAATACGCCTGGTGCATTTCTGGGACCCGGCGTGCCCATGCAATGTCGGCAACCAGCAGCACCTTTCCGAGTTGATCGATAAATATGTGCCGCAAGGCGTCGAGTTTTATGCAGTACAAAAAGCCGGCAGCCAAGGTCAGCTGCCGGCCACGTTGAGCCACTTGAAAACCCTCCCGGCGCTCCCCGGCTCGAGCCAGATTCCTGCAAGCCCGGCCGTGGCGATCTGGGATCGCAGCGGCAAACTGGCGTACTTCGGCCCCTACAGCGAAGGCCTGACCTGCAACTCGAGCAACAGCTTCATCGAGCCGATTCTCGAGGCATTGAGTATTAACCGACAAGTTAACGCGACCCATACCCTGGCGGTGGGTTGTTATTGTGCGTGGTCGACTTCAAATTGA
- a CDS encoding penicillin acylase family protein → MKRTLIAFLSLLVTAIIVAGGYLYSKQPTRQGTVQLQGLQGSVTVRYDERGVPHIRAENETDLYRALGYVHAQDRLFQMEIMRRLARGELAEVLGPKLLDTDKLMRSLRIRERAAAYVTEQDPQSPAWIAMQAYLDGINAYQDSHTRPVEFDVLGIPKRPFTAEDTVSITGYMAYSFAAAFRTEPLLTYVRDVLGAHYLSIFDLDWQPQGVLAEGRKGSLPLAAADWKDLNALARLSEQALADNGLPQFEGSNAWAVSGSRTHSGKPLLAGDPHIRFSTPSVWYEAHLSAPGFELYGQYQALMPFATLGMNRDFGWSITMFQNDDLDLIAEKVNPDNPEQVWYRDKWVDMTRSEQQIAVKGQAPVTLVLRQSPHGPIVNDALGANAGKTPVAMWWGFLESRNPILDAFYQLNRADTLAKARGASAKIHAPGLNVVWANAKGDIGWWAAAQLPKRPAGVKPGFILDGSSPEAEKEGFYPFSSNPQEENPARGYIVSANFQPVPASGIEIPGYYNLADRGQQLNHQLSDKQAKWDIETTQALQLGTTTAYGPRLLAPLLPVLREVVSDPQERKWVEQLAQWPGDYPLDSTSATLFNQFLFNLADAALHDELGDGFFETALSTRVIDAALPRLAATENSPWWDDRTTLGTETRADTVKKAWAKSLAHLKVTLGDDASQWQWGKAHTLTHGHPLGMQKPLDRIFNVGPFAAPGTHEVPNNLSAKIGPAPWPVTYGPSTRRIIDFADPSHSVTINPVGQSGVPFDKHYEDQAEAYIEGLYHQAHLAEEEVTANTHGTLKLLPARAP, encoded by the coding sequence ATGAAACGCACCCTCATCGCCTTTCTGTCATTGCTCGTCACCGCGATCATCGTTGCGGGCGGCTACCTCTACAGCAAGCAGCCCACCCGCCAGGGCACGGTACAGTTGCAAGGGCTGCAGGGCTCGGTGACGGTGCGCTACGACGAACGCGGTGTGCCGCATATCCGCGCCGAAAACGAAACCGACCTGTACCGCGCCCTTGGTTATGTCCATGCCCAGGATCGGCTGTTCCAGATGGAGATCATGCGCCGCCTCGCCCGTGGTGAGCTGGCCGAGGTGCTGGGGCCGAAACTGCTCGACACCGACAAGCTGATGCGCAGCCTGCGCATCCGCGAGCGTGCCGCGGCCTACGTGACCGAGCAGGACCCGCAATCCCCGGCCTGGATCGCCATGCAGGCCTACCTGGACGGCATCAACGCCTATCAGGACAGCCACACCCGCCCCGTGGAGTTCGATGTGCTGGGCATTCCCAAGCGCCCCTTCACCGCCGAAGACACCGTGAGCATTACCGGCTACATGGCCTACAGCTTCGCCGCCGCCTTTCGCACCGAACCCCTGCTGACCTACGTGCGCGATGTGCTGGGTGCCCACTACCTGAGCATTTTCGACCTCGACTGGCAGCCTCAGGGCGTGCTGGCCGAAGGTCGCAAGGGCAGCCTGCCGCTGGCCGCCGCCGATTGGAAAGACCTCAATGCCCTGGCCCGCCTGAGCGAGCAGGCCCTGGCCGATAATGGCCTGCCGCAGTTCGAGGGCAGCAATGCCTGGGCGGTCTCCGGCAGCCGCACCCACAGCGGCAAGCCGTTGCTGGCGGGTGACCCGCACATCCGCTTTTCCACGCCTTCGGTGTGGTACGAAGCGCACTTGTCGGCCCCGGGGTTCGAACTCTACGGGCAGTACCAGGCGCTGATGCCCTTTGCGACGCTGGGCATGAACCGGGATTTCGGCTGGAGCATCACCATGTTCCAGAACGACGACCTGGACCTGATCGCCGAGAAGGTCAACCCGGACAATCCCGAACAGGTCTGGTATCGCGACAAATGGGTGGACATGACCCGCAGCGAGCAGCAGATCGCAGTCAAGGGCCAGGCGCCGGTGACGCTGGTGCTGCGCCAGTCGCCCCATGGCCCGATCGTCAATGATGCCCTCGGCGCGAATGCCGGCAAGACCCCGGTCGCCATGTGGTGGGGATTCCTGGAAAGCCGCAACCCGATCCTCGACGCCTTTTACCAGCTCAACCGCGCCGACACCCTGGCCAAGGCCCGTGGTGCTTCGGCCAAGATCCACGCACCGGGGCTGAACGTGGTGTGGGCCAATGCCAAGGGGGACATCGGCTGGTGGGCCGCCGCGCAACTGCCCAAGCGGCCGGCCGGCGTGAAGCCCGGCTTCATCCTCGACGGCAGCAGCCCGGAGGCGGAAAAGGAAGGCTTCTATCCGTTCAGCAGTAACCCGCAGGAAGAGAATCCGGCGCGGGGCTACATCGTCTCGGCCAACTTTCAGCCGGTGCCGGCCAGCGGCATCGAGATCCCGGGTTACTACAACCTCGCCGACCGCGGCCAGCAACTCAACCACCAGCTCAGCGACAAGCAGGCGAAGTGGGACATCGAAACCACCCAGGCACTGCAACTGGGCACCACCACCGCCTATGGCCCTCGCCTGCTCGCGCCTTTGCTGCCGGTACTGCGTGAAGTGGTCAGCGACCCGCAGGAACGCAAATGGGTGGAACAACTGGCTCAATGGCCGGGCGATTACCCCCTGGACTCCACCAGTGCCACGCTGTTCAACCAGTTCCTGTTCAACCTGGCCGACGCCGCCCTGCACGATGAGCTGGGCGACGGGTTCTTCGAAACCGCCCTGTCGACCCGGGTGATCGACGCGGCCTTGCCACGCCTGGCAGCTACCGAGAACTCACCGTGGTGGGATGACCGCACCACCCTCGGTACCGAGACCCGTGCCGACACCGTGAAAAAGGCCTGGGCCAAGAGCCTGGCGCACCTGAAGGTCACCCTCGGCGACGATGCCTCGCAATGGCAGTGGGGTAAGGCCCACACCCTGACCCACGGTCACCCGCTGGGCATGCAAAAGCCGCTGGACCGGATCTTCAACGTCGGCCCCTTCGCCGCGCCGGGCACCCACGAGGTGCCCAACAACCTCTCCGCCAAAATCGGCCCGGCACCGTGGCCGGTGACCTACGGGCCTTCGACACGGCGCATCATCGACTTCGCCGACCCGAGCCACAGCGTCACCATCAACCCCGTCGGCCAGAGCGGCGTGCCGTTCGACAAGCATTACGAGGACCAGGCCGAGGCATACATAGAGGGGCTGTATCACCAGGCGCACCTGGCCGAGGAAGAAGTGACGGCCAATACCCATGGCACCTTGAAACTGTTGCCGGCCCGGGCGCCCTGA
- a CDS encoding carboxymuconolactone decarboxylase family protein, translating to MFNNWSELLPTIKSAFGALGKSNPKMVKAYMALDEAAAENNVLDAKTRELISIAVAITTRCDGCIGVHTDAAIKAGATREEIAATLATAVSLNAGAAYIYSLRALEAHDALKK from the coding sequence ATGTTCAATAACTGGTCCGAGCTGCTGCCTACCATCAAGAGCGCCTTTGGCGCCCTGGGCAAAAGCAATCCGAAGATGGTCAAGGCCTACATGGCCCTGGACGAAGCCGCGGCTGAAAACAACGTGCTCGATGCCAAGACCCGTGAGCTGATCTCCATCGCCGTCGCCATCACCACGCGCTGTGACGGCTGCATCGGCGTACACACTGACGCCGCCATCAAGGCCGGCGCCACCCGCGAAGAAATCGCCGCCACCCTGGCCACCGCCGTGTCCCTGAATGCGGGCGCGGCGTACATCTACTCCCTGCGCGCGCTGGAGGCCCATGACGCGTTGAAGAAGTGA
- a CDS encoding GlxA family transcriptional regulator, protein MQKVVAVVVFPGVQSLDVTGPMDVFSEANRFLAAEDHYRLEVIGTEQGAMSCSNGLSLNAHRHFSEARQAYDLLLVAGGPQLPFMHVGAVFDAWLRDACARARRFGSICNGAFMLARAGLLEGRTVTTHWGDAAALAQLCPSTRVEADRLYVQDRQLYTSAGVSAGIDLSLFLLAQDHGPDVALSVAKRLVVFTQRSGGQSQFSPFLAPHAEPTSTVAQVQAYVLAHLNGDLTIADLASAANMSPRNFSRVFTREAKITPAEFVEQARVDAARVMLESTRAPLKTVAWQCGFRDAQHMRSVFDRRLGVTPQQFRLNFGALA, encoded by the coding sequence ATGCAGAAAGTCGTCGCCGTCGTGGTATTCCCAGGCGTCCAGTCGCTGGACGTTACCGGGCCCATGGACGTGTTCAGCGAAGCCAATCGGTTCCTGGCCGCCGAGGATCACTATCGGCTTGAAGTGATCGGCACCGAGCAAGGCGCGATGTCCTGTTCCAACGGCTTGTCCCTGAATGCCCATCGGCATTTCAGCGAGGCTCGACAGGCCTACGACCTGCTGTTGGTGGCGGGCGGGCCGCAGTTACCGTTCATGCACGTTGGCGCGGTATTCGATGCCTGGCTGCGGGATGCTTGCGCACGAGCGCGGCGCTTTGGCTCGATCTGCAATGGCGCTTTCATGCTGGCCCGGGCTGGATTGCTGGAGGGGCGGACCGTCACCACCCATTGGGGTGACGCCGCGGCGCTGGCGCAGCTGTGCCCCTCGACCCGGGTCGAGGCGGATCGTTTGTACGTGCAGGATCGCCAGCTCTACACCTCTGCCGGGGTCAGCGCAGGCATCGACCTGTCGTTGTTCCTGCTGGCCCAGGACCATGGGCCGGACGTTGCCCTGAGTGTCGCCAAGCGGCTGGTGGTGTTTACCCAGCGCTCGGGCGGGCAGTCGCAATTCAGCCCATTTCTTGCGCCCCACGCTGAGCCGACGTCCACCGTGGCCCAGGTCCAGGCGTATGTCCTGGCGCACCTGAACGGTGACCTGACCATCGCCGACCTGGCCAGTGCCGCGAACATGAGCCCGCGCAACTTCTCTCGGGTGTTCACCCGGGAAGCGAAGATCACGCCGGCGGAGTTCGTCGAGCAGGCCCGGGTGGACGCGGCGCGGGTGATGCTGGAAAGCACCCGCGCCCCGCTCAAGACCGTGGCCTGGCAATGTGGCTTTCGCGATGCCCAGCACATGCGCAGCGTATTCGATCGCAGGCTGGGCGTGACGCCACAGCAATTCAGGCTGAATTTCGGCGCGCTGGCGTAG
- a CDS encoding HD domain-containing protein has translation MNSIAGIKIPDSPLARATTEYIRDIESDLLYHHSRRVFLFGALSGQRRQLAYDPELLYVGAMFHDLGLVEGYRSDDERFEVDGANAAAAFLKPYGLSDDDIEQVWLSIALHTTPGVPKHLRPTVALVTAGVEMDVLGMDYAAFPAAQRDAVVHAHPREEGFKECIICAFADGLRHRPQTTFGNVKTDVLVDQEPGFKPMNFVEVIRTSPWHS, from the coding sequence ATGAACAGCATCGCCGGCATCAAGATCCCCGATAGTCCCCTCGCCCGCGCCACCACCGAATACATCCGCGATATCGAATCCGACCTGCTGTACCACCACTCCCGCCGGGTGTTTCTGTTCGGCGCCTTGAGTGGCCAGCGTCGGCAGTTGGCCTACGATCCGGAGTTGCTGTACGTCGGAGCGATGTTCCACGACCTGGGCCTGGTGGAAGGTTATCGCAGCGATGATGAGCGTTTCGAAGTGGACGGGGCGAACGCGGCCGCAGCGTTTCTCAAGCCCTACGGGTTGAGCGATGACGACATTGAGCAGGTGTGGCTGTCGATTGCCCTGCACACCACGCCAGGCGTGCCCAAACACCTGCGCCCCACCGTCGCCCTGGTGACCGCTGGTGTGGAGATGGACGTGCTGGGCATGGACTACGCCGCGTTCCCGGCAGCACAGCGCGACGCCGTGGTGCACGCTCATCCCCGCGAGGAAGGGTTCAAGGAATGCATCATCTGCGCCTTTGCCGACGGTTTGCGGCATCGTCCGCAGACCACATTTGGCAACGTGAAGACCGACGTGCTGGTGGATCAGGAACCCGGGTTCAAACCGATGAACTTCGTGGAGGTGATCCGCACTTCGCCTTGGCATTCGTAG
- a CDS encoding ABC transporter permease subunit produces MKRFSFSSLMLVLGLLFIYAPMLILVIYSFNASKLVTVWGGWSIKWYVGLLDNSQLMGSVVRSLEIACYTAIAAVALGTLAAFVLTRITHFKGRTLFGGLVTAPLVMPEVITGLSLLLLFVAMAQMIGWPQERGIVTIWIAHTTFCAAYVAVVVSARLRELDLSIEEAAMDLGARPWKVFFLITIPMIAPSLAAGGMMSFALSLDDLVLASFVSGPGSTTLPMEVFSAVRLGVKPEINAVASLILLAVSLVTFLVWYFSRRAEENRRRAIQQAIEESAADSWKQPEVRRAETAPV; encoded by the coding sequence ATGAAGCGCTTCAGTTTTTCAAGCCTGATGCTGGTGCTGGGTTTGCTGTTCATCTACGCGCCGATGCTGATCCTGGTGATCTACTCGTTCAATGCCTCGAAACTGGTGACGGTGTGGGGCGGTTGGTCGATCAAGTGGTACGTCGGCCTGCTGGACAACAGCCAGTTGATGGGTTCGGTGGTGCGCTCGCTGGAAATCGCCTGTTACACGGCGATTGCCGCGGTGGCCCTGGGTACGTTGGCGGCCTTCGTGCTGACCCGCATCACCCACTTCAAGGGCCGCACGTTGTTCGGTGGCCTGGTCACCGCGCCGCTGGTGATGCCGGAAGTCATCACTGGCCTGTCGCTGTTGCTGCTGTTCGTGGCCATGGCCCAGATGATCGGCTGGCCCCAGGAGCGTGGCATCGTCACGATCTGGATTGCCCACACCACATTCTGCGCGGCCTATGTGGCGGTGGTGGTCTCGGCGCGCTTGCGTGAGCTGGACCTGTCCATCGAAGAAGCGGCCATGGACCTCGGTGCGCGGCCGTGGAAGGTGTTCTTTCTGATCACCATCCCGATGATCGCGCCGTCACTGGCGGCGGGGGGCATGATGTCATTCGCGTTGTCCCTGGATGACCTGGTGCTGGCGAGCTTCGTCTCCGGCCCTGGTTCGACGACCTTGCCGATGGAAGTCTTCTCGGCCGTGCGCCTGGGGGTAAAACCGGAAATCAATGCCGTGGCGAGCCTGATCCTGCTGGCGGTGTCGCTGGTGACTTTCCTGGTCTGGTACTTCAGCCGTCGCGCCGAAGAAAATCGCAGGCGCGCGATCCAGCAAGCCATCGAAGAAAGCGCCGCCGACTCCTGGAAACAACCGGAAGTACGCCGGGCCGAGACCGCACCGGTCTGA
- a CDS encoding ABC transporter permease subunit: MNLRKLKRRLARITPGGRQLVIGVPFIWLFLFFMLPFFIVLKISFAEAAVAIPPYTEIYSYIDQKLQVLLNLANYVMLSEDELYIAAYLGSLKMALISTVLCLLIGYPMAYAIASARKEMQTVLVLLIMMPTWTAILIRVYAWMGILSNNGLLNSFLLSIGLISEPLQILNTNLAVYIGVVYSYLPFMILPLYANLVKHDPSLLEAASDLGSSTFNSFWKITVPLSKNGIIAGCMLVFIPVVGEFVIPELLGGPETLMIGKVLWQEFFNNRDWPVASALAVVMLAILIVPIILFNRSQAKEMEGKE; this comes from the coding sequence ATGAACCTGCGCAAACTCAAACGCCGACTCGCTCGAATAACGCCCGGTGGCCGCCAGCTGGTCATCGGGGTGCCCTTCATCTGGCTGTTCCTGTTCTTCATGCTGCCGTTCTTCATCGTCCTGAAGATCAGCTTCGCCGAAGCCGCCGTGGCCATCCCGCCGTACACCGAGATCTATAGCTACATAGATCAGAAACTGCAGGTGCTGCTCAACCTCGCCAACTACGTGATGCTCAGTGAGGACGAGCTGTACATTGCCGCCTACCTCGGCTCGCTGAAGATGGCCCTGATCAGCACCGTTTTGTGCCTGTTGATCGGTTACCCGATGGCCTACGCCATCGCCAGCGCCCGCAAAGAGATGCAGACGGTGCTGGTGCTGCTGATCATGATGCCGACCTGGACCGCGATCCTGATCCGCGTCTACGCGTGGATGGGCATCCTCAGTAACAACGGCTTGCTCAACAGCTTTTTGCTGAGCATCGGTTTGATCAGTGAACCGCTGCAAATCCTCAACACCAACCTGGCGGTGTATATCGGGGTCGTCTATTCCTACCTGCCGTTCATGATCCTGCCGTTGTACGCCAACCTGGTGAAACATGACCCCAGCCTGTTGGAAGCCGCGTCGGACCTGGGTTCGAGTACTTTCAACAGTTTCTGGAAAATCACCGTGCCGCTGTCCAAGAACGGCATCATCGCAGGCTGCATGCTGGTGTTCATTCCCGTGGTGGGCGAGTTCGTGATCCCGGAACTGCTGGGCGGCCCGGAAACCCTGATGATCGGCAAAGTGCTGTGGCAGGAATTCTTCAACAACCGTGACTGGCCGGTGGCATCCGCCTTGGCGGTGGTGATGCTGGCGATCCTGATCGTGCCCATCATCCTGTTCAACCGCAGTCAGGCCAAGGAAATGGAGGGCAAGGAATGA
- a CDS encoding ABC transporter ATP-binding protein produces MAVASGAYKKALEGDQTPKQVLVKIDRVTKKFDETIAVDDVSLEIKKGEIFALLGGSGSGKSTLLRMLAGFERPTEGRIFLDGVDITDMPPYERPINMMFQSYALFPHMTVAQNIAFGLQQDKIPKAEVDARVAEMLKLVQMSQYAKRKPHQLSGGQRQRVALARSLAKRPKLLLLDEPMGALDKKLRSQMQLELVEIIERVGVTCVMVTHDQEEAMTMAERIAIMHLGWIAQIGSPIDIYETPTSRLVCEFIGNVNIFETEVVDDAEGHAVLTCKDLDRNIYVGHGISTSVQDKSVTYAIRPEKLLVTAEQPDCEHNWSSGKVHDIAYLGGHSVFYVELPSGKLVQSFVANAERRGQRPTWGDQVFVWWEDDSGVVLRS; encoded by the coding sequence ATGGCAGTTGCCTCCGGCGCCTATAAGAAAGCCCTCGAGGGCGACCAGACACCCAAGCAGGTGTTGGTCAAAATCGACCGGGTCACGAAGAAGTTCGACGAGACGATTGCGGTGGACGATGTGTCCCTGGAAATCAAGAAAGGCGAGATTTTCGCCTTGCTCGGCGGTTCGGGATCGGGCAAGTCCACCCTGCTGCGCATGCTGGCCGGTTTCGAGCGGCCCACCGAGGGGCGGATTTTCCTCGATGGCGTGGATATCACCGACATGCCGCCCTACGAGCGGCCGATCAACATGATGTTCCAGTCCTACGCCTTGTTCCCCCACATGACGGTGGCGCAGAACATCGCATTCGGCTTGCAGCAGGACAAGATCCCGAAAGCCGAGGTCGATGCCCGCGTGGCTGAAATGCTCAAGCTGGTGCAGATGAGCCAGTACGCCAAGCGCAAGCCGCACCAGCTCTCCGGTGGCCAGCGCCAGCGCGTGGCCCTGGCCCGTTCCCTGGCCAAGCGGCCGAAGCTGTTGCTGCTCGACGAACCGATGGGAGCCCTGGACAAGAAGCTGCGCTCGCAAATGCAGCTTGAGCTGGTGGAGATCATCGAGCGGGTCGGTGTGACCTGCGTCATGGTGACCCACGACCAGGAAGAGGCCATGACCATGGCCGAGCGCATCGCGATCATGCACCTGGGCTGGATCGCCCAGATCGGCAGCCCGATCGACATCTATGAAACCCCGACCAGCCGGCTGGTCTGCGAGTTCATCGGCAACGTCAACATCTTCGAGACTGAAGTGGTGGACGACGCCGAAGGCCATGCGGTGCTGACCTGCAAGGATCTGGACCGCAACATCTACGTGGGCCACGGCATCAGCACATCGGTGCAGGACAAGTCCGTGACCTACGCCATTCGCCCGGAAAAACTGCTGGTCACCGCCGAGCAACCAGACTGCGAACACAACTGGTCCAGCGGCAAGGTCCATGACATCGCCTACCTGGGCGGCCACTCGGTGTTCTACGTCGAGTTGCCAAGCGGCAAGCTGGTGCAGTCCTTCGTCGCCAACGCCGAACGCCGCGGCCAGCGTCCGACCTGGGGCGACCAGGTGTTCGTCTGGTGGGAAGACGACAGCGGCGTGGTGCTTCGCTCATGA
- a CDS encoding polyamine ABC transporter substrate-binding protein, which translates to MPVFSLLRNALLVGAGLTLAVSVQAASTVHIYNWSDYIGETTLADFEKATGIKPVYDVFDSNETLEGKLLAGRTGYDVVVPSNHFLGKQIKAGAFQKLDKAQLPNYANLDPVLLKRLEKNDPGNQYAVPYLWGTNGIGYNVEKIKAVLGVDKIDSWAMLFEPENIKKLSSCGVSFLDSGDEMIPAMLNYLGLDPNSQDPEDYKKAEAQLLKIRPYVTYFNSSKYISDLANGEICVAAGFSGDIFQARERASEAGKGVDIAYVIPKEGGNLWFDMLAIPRDAGNVKQAHAFINYLLKPEVIAQVSDTVGYANPNPKAGELMDQEVRTDEAVYPPQAVVDKLYVNSELPPKIQRLMTRSWTKVKSGK; encoded by the coding sequence ATGCCAGTCTTTTCTTTGTTACGCAACGCCTTGCTGGTCGGTGCCGGCCTGACGCTCGCCGTCAGCGTCCAGGCCGCCTCCACCGTGCATATTTATAATTGGTCGGACTACATCGGCGAGACCACCCTGGCGGATTTCGAAAAAGCCACTGGCATCAAGCCGGTGTATGACGTGTTCGACTCCAACGAAACCCTGGAAGGCAAGTTGCTGGCCGGGCGTACCGGTTACGACGTGGTGGTGCCGTCCAACCACTTCCTGGGCAAACAGATCAAGGCCGGGGCGTTCCAGAAGCTCGACAAGGCGCAGTTGCCCAACTACGCCAACCTCGACCCCGTGCTCCTCAAGCGCCTGGAAAAGAACGACCCGGGTAACCAGTACGCCGTGCCTTACCTGTGGGGCACCAACGGCATCGGCTACAACGTCGAGAAGATCAAGGCGGTCCTGGGTGTCGACAAGATCGATTCGTGGGCCATGCTGTTCGAACCGGAAAACATCAAGAAACTGTCCAGCTGCGGTGTTTCGTTCCTCGACTCGGGTGACGAGATGATCCCGGCGATGCTCAACTACCTGGGCCTGGACCCCAACAGCCAAGACCCTGAAGACTACAAGAAGGCCGAGGCCCAGCTCCTCAAGATCCGGCCTTACGTGACCTACTTCAACTCCTCCAAGTACATCTCCGACCTGGCCAACGGCGAGATCTGCGTGGCCGCCGGTTTCTCCGGCGACATCTTCCAGGCCCGCGAGCGTGCCAGCGAAGCCGGCAAGGGCGTCGATATCGCCTACGTGATTCCCAAGGAAGGCGGCAATCTCTGGTTCGACATGCTGGCGATCCCGCGCGACGCCGGCAACGTCAAGCAAGCGCATGCCTTTATCAACTATCTGCTCAAGCCTGAGGTCATCGCCCAGGTCAGCGACACTGTCGGTTATGCCAACCCGAACCCCAAGGCTGGCGAGCTGATGGATCAGGAAGTACGCACCGACGAAGCGGTTTACCCACCGCAAGCAGTCGTCGACAAGCTCTACGTCAACTCCGAGTTGCCGCCCAAGATCCAACGACTCATGACCCGCAGCTGGACCAAGGTCAAGTCGGGTAAATAA